A window of the Phycicoccus sp. M110.8 genome harbors these coding sequences:
- a CDS encoding methylmalonyl-CoA mutase, translated as MAADVPDARSESDLPIKAVYGPDDLAGFDAAAQLGEPGAFPYTRGVYPNMYTGRPWTMRQYAGFGTAKESNERYHELVANGTGGLSVAFDLPTQMGYDSDEAIAHGEVGKVGVAIDSIDDMRTLFGGLPLGELSTSMTINAPASTLLLMYQLVAEEMGADPTRLAGTIQNDVLKEYIARGTYIYPPKESLRLISDIFAYCAKELPRWNTISISGYHMAEAGATPAQEIAFTLANAKEYVRAAIAAGLDVDDFAPRLSFFFVARTTLLEEVAKFRAARRIWARVMRDEFGATNPKSQMLRFHTQTAGVQLTAQQPEVNLVRVALQGLGAVLGGTQSLHTNSFDEAIALPTQKAARLALRTQQVIAYETDVTKTVDPFAGSYVVESMTDDVEAAALELMQAVEDRGGAVAAIEQGFQKSEIERSAYRIALEIDNRERTVVGVNRFTLDEEEPYEPLRVDPQIEVDQRERLAALRADRDNAAVEAALEAVREAARGTDNVLYPMKEALRLRATGGEISHALRDVWGLYVPRETF; from the coding sequence ATGGCCGCCGACGTCCCCGACGCACGTTCCGAGTCCGACCTGCCGATCAAGGCGGTGTACGGGCCGGACGACCTGGCCGGCTTCGACGCAGCGGCCCAGCTGGGGGAGCCGGGCGCCTTCCCCTACACCCGCGGCGTCTACCCGAACATGTACACCGGGCGCCCGTGGACGATGCGGCAGTATGCCGGGTTCGGCACCGCCAAGGAGTCCAACGAGCGGTACCACGAGCTCGTCGCCAACGGCACCGGCGGACTGTCCGTCGCGTTCGACCTGCCGACCCAGATGGGCTACGACTCCGACGAGGCCATCGCCCACGGCGAGGTCGGCAAGGTCGGCGTGGCGATCGACTCCATCGACGACATGCGCACCCTCTTCGGCGGGCTGCCGCTCGGCGAGCTCTCGACCTCGATGACGATCAACGCCCCGGCCTCGACGCTGTTGCTCATGTATCAGCTCGTGGCCGAGGAGATGGGCGCCGACCCGACGCGGCTGGCCGGCACGATCCAGAACGACGTGCTCAAGGAGTACATCGCGCGCGGCACCTACATCTACCCGCCGAAGGAGTCGCTGCGGCTGATCAGCGACATCTTCGCCTACTGCGCCAAGGAGCTGCCGCGCTGGAACACCATCTCCATCAGCGGCTACCACATGGCCGAGGCGGGGGCGACGCCCGCGCAGGAGATCGCCTTCACCCTCGCGAACGCCAAGGAGTACGTGCGGGCCGCGATCGCCGCCGGGCTCGACGTCGACGACTTCGCGCCGCGGCTGTCCTTCTTCTTCGTGGCGCGCACGACCCTGCTCGAGGAGGTCGCCAAGTTCCGTGCGGCCCGCCGCATCTGGGCCCGGGTCATGCGCGACGAGTTCGGGGCGACGAACCCCAAGAGCCAGATGCTGCGCTTCCACACCCAGACCGCCGGGGTCCAGCTCACCGCCCAGCAGCCGGAGGTCAACCTCGTCCGGGTCGCGCTCCAGGGCCTCGGGGCCGTGCTCGGCGGCACGCAGTCGCTGCACACCAACTCCTTCGACGAGGCGATCGCGCTGCCGACCCAGAAGGCCGCTCGCCTGGCGCTGCGGACCCAGCAGGTCATCGCGTACGAGACCGACGTGACCAAGACGGTCGACCCGTTCGCCGGCTCCTACGTCGTGGAGTCGATGACCGACGACGTCGAGGCCGCGGCGTTGGAGCTCATGCAGGCGGTCGAGGACCGGGGCGGTGCGGTCGCCGCGATCGAGCAGGGCTTCCAGAAGTCCGAGATCGAGCGCTCCGCCTACCGGATCGCCCTCGAGATCGACAACCGCGAGCGCACCGTCGTCGGCGTCAACCGGTTCACCCTCGACGAGGAGGAGCCGTACGAGCCGCTGCGGGTCGACCCGCAGATCGAGGTCGACCAGCGCGAGCGGCTCGCCGCCCTGCGCGCCGACCGCGACAACGCCGCCGTCGAGGCCGCGCTCGAGGCGGTGCGCGAGGCCGCCCGTGGCACAGACAACGTGCTCTACCCCATGAAGGAGGCGCTGCGGCTGCGCGCCACCGGCGGCGAGATCAGCCACGCCCTGCGCGACGTGTGGGGCCTGTACGTCCCGCGCGAGACCTTCTGA
- a CDS encoding ABC transporter ATP-binding protein encodes MDAVLEASGLRKTFGSTVALDGLDLTVHRGEVHGFLGPNGAGKSTTIRILLGLLRADGGSVSLLGRDPWRDATELHRQLAYVPGDVVLWPNLTGGEVIDLLGRLRGGVDRARRDELLTLFELDPTKKGRSYSKGNRQKVALVAALASDVPLLVLDEPTSGLDPLMEKVFEAQVARARTEGRTVLLSSHILSEVEATADRVSIVQAGRIVDSGTLADLRHLTRTSVTATLGTVPDLEQVRAWPGVDGVRVDRDRLVMSVESSAVGDVVGRLGGYRIDALTCQPPTLEELFLSQYRDDLSAASRGEEVRA; translated from the coding sequence ATGGATGCAGTGCTCGAGGCCTCCGGCCTGCGCAAGACGTTCGGCTCCACGGTCGCCCTCGACGGCCTCGACCTCACGGTCCACCGTGGTGAGGTCCACGGCTTCCTCGGGCCCAACGGCGCCGGGAAGTCCACCACCATCCGCATCCTGCTCGGGCTGCTGCGCGCCGACGGCGGCTCGGTCAGCCTCCTCGGCAGGGACCCCTGGCGGGACGCCACCGAGCTGCACCGGCAGCTGGCCTACGTCCCCGGCGACGTCGTCCTGTGGCCCAACCTCACCGGCGGCGAGGTCATCGACCTGCTCGGCCGCCTGCGCGGCGGCGTCGACCGGGCGCGCCGCGACGAGCTGCTCACGCTGTTCGAGCTCGACCCCACGAAGAAGGGCCGCTCCTACTCCAAGGGCAACCGGCAGAAGGTCGCCCTCGTGGCGGCGCTGGCCAGCGACGTCCCGCTGCTGGTCCTCGACGAGCCGACGTCCGGCCTCGACCCCTTGATGGAGAAGGTCTTCGAGGCCCAGGTCGCCCGGGCCAGGACCGAGGGGCGGACGGTCCTGCTGTCGAGCCACATCCTGTCCGAGGTGGAGGCCACCGCCGACCGGGTGAGCATCGTGCAGGCCGGCCGCATCGTCGACTCCGGCACCCTCGCCGACCTGCGGCACCTGACGCGCACCAGTGTCACCGCGACCCTGGGCACGGTTCCGGACCTGGAGCAGGTCCGGGCATGGCCGGGCGTGGACGGGGTGCGCGTCGACCGCGACCGGCTGGTCATGTCGGTCGAGTCCAGCGCCGTGGGCGACGTGGTCGGGCGCCTCGGCGGCTACCGCATCGACGCCCTCACCTGCCAGCCGCCGACCCTCGAGGAGCTGTTCCTCTCGCAGTACCGCGACGACCTGTCCGCCGCGTCCCGGGGCGAGGAGGTCCGGGCGTGA
- a CDS encoding amidohydrolase, with protein sequence MSTNPLLDAVCASVETLAPHLLEVQRDIHAHPELSRGELRTTGLVERRLREAGIAVTTLPVSGLVADLGAEQPAYRVALRADLDALPVSERTGLTWSSTTEGICHACGHDVHVAAVLGAGLALKEHEEGLRERGIGVRLLFQPAEEVIPGGAVDLIAAGALDGVDAVFAVHCDPTIDAGSVGLREGPITAAADRVTVHLSGRGGHTSRPHLTEDLTFALAKVVTELPAVLSRRLDPRTAFALVWGEVHAGQAANVIPPTGTAAGTLRMLDATAWTTIGPLLSEAVQHVVAPYAVTAVLEHVQGVPPVVNDVAAIDVLRQATEGSGMSAVGTPQSLGGEDFAWYLRRVPGAMARLGTRTPGGRTYDLHQGDLVVDETSVAHGARLLAGAVVAGVVKSSGERTVADR encoded by the coding sequence ATGAGCACCAACCCCCTGCTGGACGCGGTCTGCGCCAGCGTCGAGACCCTCGCCCCCCACCTGCTCGAGGTCCAGCGCGACATCCACGCGCACCCCGAGCTGTCCCGGGGGGAGCTGCGCACCACCGGCCTCGTCGAGCGGCGGCTGCGGGAGGCGGGCATCGCCGTCACCACCCTGCCCGTCTCCGGCCTGGTCGCCGACCTCGGTGCCGAGCAGCCGGCATACCGGGTCGCGCTGCGGGCCGACCTCGACGCCCTGCCGGTCAGCGAGCGCACCGGGCTCACCTGGTCCTCCACCACCGAGGGCATCTGCCACGCGTGCGGCCACGACGTCCACGTCGCGGCCGTGCTCGGCGCGGGGCTGGCCCTCAAGGAGCACGAGGAGGGCCTGCGGGAGCGGGGCATCGGTGTCCGCCTGCTGTTCCAGCCCGCCGAGGAGGTCATCCCCGGAGGGGCGGTCGACCTCATCGCCGCGGGCGCCCTCGACGGCGTCGACGCCGTCTTCGCGGTGCACTGCGACCCGACCATCGACGCGGGCAGCGTCGGCCTGCGCGAGGGCCCGATCACCGCCGCGGCCGACCGCGTGACCGTCCACCTCAGCGGCCGGGGCGGCCACACCTCCCGCCCGCACCTCACCGAGGACCTCACCTTCGCGCTCGCGAAGGTCGTCACCGAGCTGCCGGCGGTCCTGTCGCGGCGCCTCGACCCGCGCACCGCCTTCGCGCTGGTCTGGGGCGAGGTCCACGCCGGCCAGGCCGCCAACGTCATCCCGCCGACCGGCACCGCCGCCGGCACCCTGCGGATGCTGGACGCCACCGCCTGGACCACCATCGGCCCCCTGCTGTCCGAGGCGGTCCAGCACGTGGTGGCGCCGTATGCCGTGACGGCCGTGCTCGAGCACGTCCAGGGCGTGCCGCCCGTGGTCAACGACGTCGCGGCCATCGACGTGCTGCGGCAGGCCACCGAGGGCAGCGGCATGAGCGCGGTCGGCACCCCGCAGTCGCTGGGTGGGGAGGACTTCGCCTGGTACCTGCGCCGCGTGCCCGGCGCCATGGCCCGGCTCGGGACCCGCACGCCGGGCGGCCGCACCTACGACCTGCACCAGGGGGACCTCGTCGTGGACGAGACGTCCGTGGCCCACGGCGCGCGGCTGCTGGCCGGGGCGGTCGTGGCCGGCGTGGTCAAGAGTTCGGGGGAGCGCACCGTCGCGGATCGGTAA
- a CDS encoding GbsR/MarR family transcriptional regulator, translating to MSSRAARQPDADRRDATRFVERFGSALTEAGMQRLPSRVFAALLADEDGRMTAAEIGEALSVSAASVSGAVRHLQQMRMIHREREPGTRRDVYVVADDAWHDVMLNTPRIYEPLTAALREGVEEVGGRGSGAGDRLALSVHFLEFVTEEMQQLSARWDERRAELGYQSNPRTGVGGHVCRRHTSPSGEVGHEP from the coding sequence ATGAGTTCCCGCGCTGCCCGACAGCCCGACGCCGACCGCCGCGACGCCACTCGGTTCGTCGAGCGGTTCGGCTCGGCCCTCACCGAGGCGGGGATGCAGCGCCTGCCCTCCCGGGTGTTCGCCGCGCTGCTGGCCGACGAGGACGGGCGGATGACGGCGGCCGAGATCGGGGAGGCCCTGTCGGTCAGCGCGGCCTCGGTGTCCGGTGCGGTGCGGCACCTGCAGCAGATGCGGATGATCCACCGCGAGCGCGAGCCGGGCACCCGGCGCGACGTCTACGTCGTGGCCGACGACGCCTGGCACGACGTCATGCTCAACACCCCCCGGATCTACGAGCCGCTCACCGCCGCCCTGCGGGAGGGCGTGGAGGAGGTCGGCGGTCGCGGGTCGGGCGCGGGGGACCGGCTGGCGCTCAGCGTCCACTTCCTCGAGTTCGTCACCGAGGAGATGCAGCAGCTCTCCGCTCGCTGGGACGAGCGACGGGCCGAGCTCGGCTACCAGTCGAACCCCCGGACGGGGGTGGGTGGTCACGTGTGTCGTCGCCACACGTCCCCCTCGGGTGAGGTTGGCCACGAGCCATGA
- a CDS encoding BMP family ABC transporter substrate-binding protein translates to MKVAAVVSVAALALAACGDSGNGSGGTSSSSGSASGSSSSGKKLKVGMAYDVGGRGDQSFNDAAAAGLDKAKSELGVDTKEAAAVNGENEAAREERLQQLVDAGYTHVVAVGFAYAASVGKAAKDNPDVHFAIVDDASADSKGPNVDQITFAENEGSFLVGAAAALKTKTNHIGFVGGVNVPLIKKFEAGYIAGAKAVKPNIKIDSQYLTQPPDFSGFGDPAKGKTAAEGMFQKGADIVYHAAGGSGGGVFTAAKAAGPNHWAIGVDSDQALTAPAEVRDVILTSMIKKVDVAVYDFIKSASEGKELTGNNVYDLKAGGVDYSTTGDHLSDIKAKLDAYKQDIISGKIKVPTTP, encoded by the coding sequence ATGAAGGTTGCAGCGGTCGTGTCAGTGGCAGCACTGGCCCTGGCCGCGTGCGGTGACTCGGGCAACGGCTCGGGCGGTACCAGCTCGAGCAGCGGCAGCGCCAGCGGCTCGAGCTCGAGCGGCAAGAAGCTCAAGGTCGGCATGGCCTACGACGTGGGTGGTCGCGGTGACCAGTCGTTCAACGACGCCGCCGCCGCCGGCCTGGACAAGGCCAAGTCGGAGCTCGGTGTCGACACCAAGGAGGCCGCGGCCGTCAACGGTGAGAACGAGGCCGCCCGCGAGGAGCGCCTGCAGCAGCTCGTCGACGCCGGCTACACGCACGTGGTCGCCGTCGGCTTCGCCTACGCCGCGTCCGTCGGCAAGGCCGCCAAGGACAACCCGGACGTCCACTTCGCCATCGTCGACGACGCCTCGGCGGACTCCAAGGGCCCGAACGTCGACCAGATCACCTTTGCCGAGAACGAGGGCTCGTTCCTCGTCGGCGCGGCGGCCGCGCTGAAGACCAAGACGAACCACATCGGCTTCGTCGGCGGCGTCAACGTCCCGCTGATCAAGAAGTTCGAGGCGGGCTACATCGCCGGCGCCAAGGCGGTCAAGCCGAACATCAAGATCGACTCCCAGTACCTCACCCAGCCGCCGGACTTCAGCGGCTTCGGTGACCCGGCCAAGGGCAAGACCGCGGCCGAGGGCATGTTCCAGAAGGGCGCGGACATCGTGTACCACGCCGCGGGTGGCTCCGGCGGCGGTGTCTTCACCGCGGCCAAGGCGGCCGGCCCGAACCACTGGGCGATCGGTGTCGACTCCGACCAGGCGCTCACCGCCCCGGCCGAGGTCCGCGACGTCATCCTGACCTCGATGATCAAGAAGGTCGACGTCGCCGTGTACGACTTCATCAAGTCGGCCTCGGAGGGCAAGGAGCTCACGGGCAACAACGTGTACGACCTCAAGGCCGGCGGTGTGGACTACTCCACGACCGGCGACCACCTGTCGGACATCAAGGCCAAGCTCGACGCCTACAAGCAGGACATCATCTCCGGCAAGATCAAGGTCCCCACGACCCCCTGA
- a CDS encoding ABC transporter ATP-binding protein produces MPAVELEGITKRFPGVVANKDITFAVQRGTVHAIVGENGAGKSTLMKILYGVQRPDEGTIKVDGTVVDLHSPSDAIAAGIGMVFQHFMLADNLTVLENVVLGAEKLHGIGDGARREIARISQAYKLDVDPDALVADLGVGSRQRIEILKVLYRGAKTLILDEPTAVLVPQEVDELFDQLAELKDEGLTVLFISHKLDEVLRVADSITVIRRGTTIDTVDPASVNARQLAELMVGSELPSPTTEESTVTDRVLLRVEDLVLGDGTGRPVLDDISLTIHAGEVLGIAGVEGNGQAELVEVIMGMREPTSGKVFLGDTDISEWGVREIREAGVGYIPEDRHRHGLLLEAPLWENRVLGHQTEEPNVKGALIDAASAKADTERIVKEYDVRTPSIFVTAGSLSGGNQQKLIIGREMSHHPKVLVAAHPTRGVDVGAQASIWDHIRAARREGLAVLLISADLEELIGLSDTIRVILRGRLSGDFDPDHVTAEDLGAAMTGAGEKEQTA; encoded by the coding sequence GTGCCCGCCGTCGAGCTCGAGGGCATCACGAAGCGGTTTCCCGGCGTCGTGGCCAACAAGGACATCACCTTCGCCGTCCAGCGCGGCACGGTGCACGCGATCGTCGGCGAGAACGGTGCCGGCAAGTCGACCCTGATGAAGATCCTCTACGGCGTCCAGCGCCCCGACGAGGGCACGATCAAGGTCGACGGCACGGTCGTCGACCTGCACTCGCCCTCCGACGCGATCGCCGCCGGCATCGGCATGGTCTTCCAGCACTTCATGCTGGCCGACAACCTCACCGTCCTGGAGAACGTCGTCCTCGGCGCCGAGAAGCTGCACGGCATCGGTGACGGCGCCCGCCGCGAGATCGCCCGCATCTCCCAGGCGTACAAGCTCGACGTCGACCCCGACGCCCTCGTGGCCGACCTCGGTGTCGGCTCGCGCCAGCGCATCGAGATCCTCAAGGTCCTCTACCGCGGCGCCAAGACCCTCATCCTCGACGAGCCCACCGCCGTCCTCGTGCCGCAGGAGGTCGACGAGCTGTTCGACCAGCTCGCCGAGCTCAAGGACGAGGGCCTCACCGTCCTGTTCATCTCGCACAAGCTCGACGAGGTGCTGCGCGTCGCCGACTCGATCACGGTGATCCGTCGCGGCACGACCATCGACACGGTCGACCCCGCGTCGGTCAACGCCCGTCAGCTGGCCGAGCTCATGGTCGGCTCCGAGCTCCCGTCGCCCACGACGGAGGAGTCGACCGTCACCGACCGGGTCCTGCTGCGCGTCGAGGACCTCGTCCTCGGCGACGGCACCGGGCGCCCGGTCCTCGACGACATCTCCCTGACCATCCACGCCGGCGAGGTTCTCGGCATCGCCGGCGTCGAGGGCAACGGCCAGGCCGAGCTGGTCGAGGTCATCATGGGCATGCGCGAGCCCACCTCCGGCAAGGTCTTCCTCGGCGACACCGACATCTCCGAGTGGGGGGTTCGCGAGATCCGCGAGGCGGGCGTCGGGTACATCCCCGAGGACCGCCACCGCCACGGACTGCTGCTCGAGGCGCCGCTGTGGGAGAACCGCGTCCTCGGCCACCAGACCGAGGAACCCAACGTCAAGGGCGCCCTCATCGACGCGGCCTCGGCCAAGGCCGACACCGAGCGCATCGTCAAGGAGTACGACGTGCGCACCCCGTCGATCTTCGTGACCGCCGGGTCGCTGTCGGGCGGCAACCAGCAGAAGCTGATCATCGGCCGCGAGATGAGCCACCACCCGAAGGTGCTCGTCGCCGCCCACCCGACCCGTGGGGTCGACGTCGGTGCGCAGGCGAGCATCTGGGACCACATCCGGGCGGCGCGGCGCGAGGGCCTGGCGGTGCTGCTCATCTCCGCCGACCTCGAGGAGCTCATCGGGCTCTCCGACACCATCCGGGTGATCCTGCGCGGCAGGCTCTCGGGCGACTTCGACCCCGACCACGTGACCGCAGAGGACCTCGGCGCCGCGATGACCGGCGCCGGCGAGAAGGAGCAGACCGCATGA
- a CDS encoding ABC transporter permease: MNRLNPRRILLGLAAPVLALVVAFVITSLILALFGDPVGDVWKTILHVPKPRQTVQIVNAATVYYLSAVAVAVGFRMNLFNIGVDGQYRVAVFAAAVFAGQAWLPGWLNILASIVVAMVAGGLWASIAAYLKVKRGVSEVISTIMLNAIATGVVSWLLLKVADRQEGSNAVNTKTIPDSSQLQGLKLIPGATNRVYTLIVLAILVGLAYWFVLGKTRFGFDLRATGRSETAAVASGVKVPRMVMTAMIASGALAGLIGMPLLFGQDHNYGTTFQSGLGFAGIAIALLGRNNAVGIAFASVLWAFLDIQSNALQITAGVAQEIVFIIQGVILFAVVIAYELIRRTDKRLEQQRVSRELAAQPKAPATEGAPA; the protein is encoded by the coding sequence ATGAACCGGCTCAACCCCCGCCGGATCCTGTTGGGCCTCGCGGCACCGGTGCTGGCGCTCGTCGTCGCCTTCGTCATCACCTCGCTCATCCTCGCCCTCTTCGGCGACCCGGTCGGCGACGTCTGGAAGACGATCCTGCACGTGCCGAAGCCGCGCCAGACGGTGCAGATCGTCAACGCCGCCACCGTCTACTACCTGTCGGCCGTCGCCGTGGCGGTCGGCTTCCGGATGAACCTGTTCAACATCGGCGTCGACGGCCAGTACCGCGTTGCCGTCTTCGCGGCTGCGGTCTTCGCCGGCCAGGCGTGGCTGCCGGGGTGGCTCAACATCCTCGCGTCCATCGTCGTCGCGATGGTGGCCGGCGGCCTCTGGGCCAGCATCGCGGCATACCTCAAGGTCAAGCGCGGCGTCTCCGAGGTGATCTCCACGATCATGCTCAACGCCATCGCCACCGGCGTCGTCAGCTGGCTCCTGCTCAAGGTCGCCGACCGGCAGGAGGGGAGCAACGCGGTCAACACCAAGACGATCCCCGACTCCTCCCAGCTCCAGGGCCTGAAGCTCATCCCGGGTGCGACCAACCGCGTCTACACGCTGATCGTGCTCGCGATCCTCGTCGGGCTGGCCTACTGGTTCGTGCTCGGCAAGACGCGGTTCGGCTTCGACCTGCGCGCCACCGGCCGGTCCGAGACCGCGGCCGTCGCCAGCGGCGTCAAGGTCCCGCGGATGGTGATGACGGCGATGATCGCGTCGGGCGCGCTCGCCGGGCTCATCGGCATGCCACTGCTGTTCGGGCAGGACCACAACTACGGCACCACGTTCCAGTCCGGCCTCGGGTTCGCCGGCATCGCCATCGCCCTGCTTGGCCGCAACAACGCCGTCGGCATCGCGTTCGCGTCGGTGCTGTGGGCGTTCCTCGACATCCAGTCCAATGCCCTGCAGATCACCGCGGGCGTGGCCCAGGAGATCGTCTTCATCATCCAGGGCGTCATCCTCTTCGCGGTCGTCATCGCCTACGAGCTGATCCGCCGCACCGACAAGCGCCTCGAGCAGCAGCGCGTGTCCCGGGAGCTGGCCGCCCAGCCCAAGGCCCCGGCGACGGAAGGAGCCCCGGCATGA